The following coding sequences are from one Lolium rigidum isolate FL_2022 chromosome 6, APGP_CSIRO_Lrig_0.1, whole genome shotgun sequence window:
- the LOC124665955 gene encoding pentatricopeptide repeat-containing protein At4g36680, mitochondrial-like: protein MAAFFSASGRRLLSTAAAVSEYAVPIARIRNLARAGRLTDIDATVAPLIQAHPKAVISALSVVGLSDQASAILSTIPSPTSELLNALLGPLLRRRRHAERVPGLLNAHPSAPRNAVTWSILAKSLCITKGADEAVYLLHGEEPPSLHLYTAIIDSYYKEKKPHRAEELWRDMVDKHGIKPDAAAYNVRITYKSTAGTVEEVKELIRAMHEEAGIQPDAVSYNGLIRVLGRHKRVDEALEVYRGFQEKVGAEGNTEAKSTPDCSTYTAMARALCNAERWSEAEDVFYEGVKRRKVVELGTVRKLVVGLNKAGKGRAARRVVVGLRKKFPDHFNGPWQELEKDAGLTPGASNEEEDAEEDEQQPAKTAATA, encoded by the coding sequence ATGGCCGCCTTCTTCtctgcctccggccgccgcctgctctccaccgccgccgctgtcTCTGAGTACGCTGTCCCGATAGCCCGCATCCGCAACCTCGCTCGCGCCGGCCGTCTCACCGACATCGACGCCACCGTCGCGCCGCTCATACAGGCGCACCCCAAAGCTGTAATCTCCGCCCTGTCCGTGGTCGGTCTCTCCGACCAGGCCTCCGCCATCCTCTCCACCATCCCGTCGCCCACCTCCGAGCTCCTCAACGCTCTCCTGGGCccactcctccgccgccgccgccacgccgagcGCGTACCCGGTCTACTGAACGCGCACCCCTCCGCGCCGCGCAACGCCGTCACCTGGTCCATCCTCGCCAAGTCACTCTGCATCACCAAAGGCGCCGACGAAGCGGTGTACCTCCTCCACGGGGAGGAGCCGCCCTCCCTCCACCTTTACACGGCCATCATCGACTCCTACTACAAGGAGAAGAAGCCCCACCGCGCCGAAGAGCTGTGGCGCGACATGGTCGACAAGCACGGCATCAAGCCCGATGCCGCCGCCTACAACGTCAGGATCACCTACAAGTCCACAGCCGGCACGGTTGAGGAGGTGAAGGAGCTGATCCGGGCCATGCACGAGGAGGCAGGGATCCAGCCAGATGCTGTCTCCTACAACGGGCTGATCCGGGTGCTGGGGCGGCACAAAAGGGTGGACGAGGCCCTGGAGGTATACAGGGGCTTTCAGGAGAAGGTGGGAGCAGAGGGGAATACTGAGGCCAAGTCGACGCCGGATTGCTCGACTTACACTGCCATGGCCCGTGCACTTTGCAACGCCGAGAGGTGGTCAGAAGCCGAGGACGTGTTCTACGAGGGGGTGAAGCGCCGGAAGGTGGTGGAACTGGGCACGGTGCGGAAGCTGGTGGTGGGTCTCAATAAGGCTGGCAAGGGGCGGGCAGCAAGGCGTGTGGTGGTTGGGCTGCGCAAGAAGTTCCCTGACCACTTCAATGGTCCATGGCAGGAGCTTGAGAAGGATGCCGGCCTCACGCCGGGTGCCAGCAACGAAGAGGAGGACGCAGAAGAGGACGAGCAGCAGCCAGCAAAGACGGCGGCCACCGCGTGA